A genomic stretch from Primulina huaijiensis isolate GDHJ02 chromosome 14, ASM1229523v2, whole genome shotgun sequence includes:
- the LOC140956944 gene encoding uncharacterized protein: MVISQELYPSEEDYLYEEEVLRNPNNVKLWWRYLIARGEAPFRKRAIIYERALKALPGSYKLWHAYLRERLELVRNLPINHAQYQTLNNTFERALATMHKMPRIWMMYLQSLTRQKLITKTRHTFDRALCALPVTQHDRIWEYYLVFVSQKGVPVETSLRVYRRYLKYDPSHIEDFIEFLVNSELWQEASERLAGVLNDDRFYSLKGKTKHRLWLELCDLLTQHASEVSGLNVDAIIRGGIKKFTDEVGRLWTSLSDYYIRRGLLEKARDIFEEGMTTVITVRDFSVIFDAYSQFEESMLSIKMENMDLSDDEDDKENENEEKEEEEEDDRLDFEKLKKRIDTFWLKDDKDVDLRLARLEHLMDRRPELANSVLLRQNPHNVEQWHRRVKLFEGNPTKQILTYTEAVRTVDPMKAVGKPHTLWVAFAKLYESHRDVANARVIFDKAVQVNFKAVDHLASVWCDWAEMELRHKNFKGALDLMRRATAEPSVEVKRRVAADGNKPVQIILHRSLKLWTFYVDLEESLGSLESTRAVYERILDLRIATPQIIINYSMLLEDNKYFEDAFKVYERGVKIFKYPHVKDIWVTYLSKFVKRYGKSKLERARELFEHAVEMAPAEAVKPLYLQYAKLEEDFGLAKRAMRVYNQATKAVPANEKMGMYEIYIARAAEIFGVPKTREIYEQAIESGLPDKDVKVMCLKYAELEKSLGEIDRSRALYKHASQFADPRSDPDFWNKWHEFEVQLGNEDTFREMLRVKRSVSASYSQTHFILPEYLMQKDQMQTLDEAKDVLKKAGVDDDEMAALERQLVPTLNDTKVKDSGRRLGFVSAGMQNEGESLSNREDIELPEESDSEDDKVEIAQKDVPTAVFGGLVRKREESEEDVEAPDSTITESKDNDAHLGALERIKRMRRGA; the protein is encoded by the exons ATGGTGATATCACAGGAGTTGTATCCAAGTGAAGAGGACTACCTGTATGAAGAAGAAGTGCTCCGCAACCCTAACAACGTCAAGCTGTGGTGGCGGTATTTAATTGCCCGCGGAGAAGCACCTTTCCGAAAGCGTGCCATTATTTATGAGCGTGCTCTCAAGGCATTGCCAGGAAGCTACAAGCTTTGGCACGCGTATCTCCGGGAACGCCTTGAGCTGGTTAGGAATCTGCCTATCAATCACGCACAGTACCAAACCTTGAACAACACGTTCGAGCGAGCTCTGGCTACAATGCATAAGATGCCCCGCATTTGGATGATGTATTTGCAGTCGTTGACTCGGCAGAAGTTGATTACCAAGACACGGCACACGTTTGATAGAGCTTTGTGCGCTCTCCCAGTTACGCAACATGATAGGATTTGGGAATATTATTTAGTCTTTGTTTCGCAGAAGGGTGTACCTGTTGAAACTTCTCTGAGAGTGTACAGGAGGTACTTGAAGTATGATCCGAGTCATATCGAGGATTTTATTGAGTTTTTGGTTAATTCAGAGTTGTGGCAGGAAGCCTCGGAGAGGTTGGCAGGGGTTTTGAATGACGATCGGTTTTACTCTTTAAAGGGGAAGACAAAGCACAGGTTGTGGCTGGAATTGTGCGATCTGCTGACACAACATGCTAGTGAGGTGTCAGGGTTGAATGTGGATGCAATAATTAGGGGTGGAATTAAGAAGTTTACAGATGAGGTTGGAAGACTTTGGACATCATTGTCGGATTATTATATTAGGAGGGGTTTACTGGAGAAGGCCAGGGATATTTTTGAGGAAGGGATGACTACAGTGATTACAGTGAGAGACTTTAGCGTTATATTTGATGCTTATTCTCAGTTTGAAGAGAGTATGTTATCCATTAAGATGGAAAATATGGATCTtagtgatgatgaggatgaCAAGGAGAATGAAAATGAagagaaggaagaagaagaggaggatGACAGGTTGGATTTTGAGAAGTTGAAGAAGAGAATCGACACATTTTGGTTGAAAGATGATAAGGATGTGGATTTGAGGTTGGCAAGGTTGGAGCATCTGATGGATAGGAGACCAGAGTTAGCTAACAGTGTGCTCTTGAGACAGAATCCTCATAATGTAGAGCAGTGGCACCGGAGAGTTAAGCTCTTTGAAGGGAACCCCACAAAGCAAATTCTTACTTACACGGAGGCAGTGAGGACAGTAGATCCAATGAAGGCTGTTGGGAAGCCACATACTTTGTGGGTTGCATTTGCTAAGTTGTACGAGAGTCACCGAGATGTTGCTAATGCCCGGGTGATTTTTGACAAGGCAGTGCAGGTCAATTTTAAGGCTGTGGACCATCTGGCCAGTGTTTGGTGTGATTGGGCGGAGATGGAGCTTAGGCACAAAAATTTTAAGGGCGCACTAGATTTGATGCGTCGAGCTACCGCAGAGCCATCAGTTGAGGTCAAGAGAAGAG TGGCTGCTGATGGCAACAAGCCGGTGCAAATTATACTTCACAGGTCTCTTAAACTTTGGACGTTCTATGTGGATTTGGAGGAAAGCTTGGGCAGCCTGGAGTCAACTCGTGCAGTTTACGAAAGAATATTGGATTTGAGAATAGCCACACCCCAAATTATTATAAACTATTCAATGCTCTTAGAA GACAACAAGTACTTTGAAGATGCTTTTAAGGTTTATGAGAGAGGTGTGAAGATTTTCAAATACCCCCATGTGAAAGATATCTGGGTCACTTACCTTTCAAAGTTCGTCAAGAGATATGGGAAATCAAAACTAGAACGAGCTCGAGAGTTATTTGAGCATGCTGTTGAAATG GCACCTGCAGAAGCAGTGAAACCTCTGTATCTTCAATATGCAAAGCTAGAAGAAGACTTTGGTCTGGCTAAAAGAGCAATGAGAGTATACAATCAGGCAACAAAAGCTGTCCCTGCTAATGAGAAAATGGGCATGTATGAAATATACATTGCCCGTGCTGCTGAAATATTTGGCGTACCAAAAACGAGAGAGATTTATGAGCAAGCAATAGAATCTGGCCTCCCAGACAAAGATGTCAAGGTTATGTGTTTGAAGTATGCAGAACTTGAGAAAAGCCTTGGAGAAATTGACCGCAGTCGTGCATTATATAAACACGCTTCACAGTTTGCCGACCCTAGATCTGACCCCGACTTCTGGAATAAATGGCACGAATTTGAAGTGCAGCTTGGGAATGAAGATACTTTCCGAGAGATGCTCCGAGTTAAAAGAAGTGTTTCTGCAAGCTATAGCCAG ACACACTTTATCCTTCCAGAGTATTTGATGCAAAAGGATCAGATGCAGACCCTTGATGAGGCAAAGGATGTACTTAAGAAAGCTGGTGTAGATGATGATGAAATGGCTGCCCTTGAAAGGCAGTTAGTCCCTACTCTCAATGATACCAAAGTGAAAGATAGTGGTAGACGACTAGGATTTGTCAGCGCTGGGATGCAAAATGAAGGTGAGTCCCTATCAAATAGGGAGGATATAGAGCTTCCAGAAGAAAGTGATTCTGAAGATGATAAGGTTGAGATAGCCCAAAAAGATGTTCCAACAGCCGTATTTGGAGGTCTGGTGCGGAAAAGGGAAGAATCTGAGGAAGACGTGGAAGCTCCTGATTCAACTATTACTGAAAGCAAAGATAATGATGCCCATCTTGGTGCTTTGGAGAGAATAAAAAGGATGAGGCGAGGCGCATAG